In Pagrus major chromosome 23, Pma_NU_1.0, the genomic window CCGCAAGTCGGATAAAATCATGCTGATTACCTCTGATGATGAGTTCTAGGCTTTTTTCCAGCAAGATCCAGGTGTTTGTGTCCTCGCCACCCCTATCTCTGACCCCCTGTGGAAACAGCTGTATGGCATTTCGCACAGAGCTGGATTGAATCCAGGTGTTTAATTTTCATGTTTGCAGTATTTAAGATTGTGTGCTTGCTTGTGTCCTGttttaatgaataatttaaGCACCAAGAAGAGGATGAAATGAAAATCGGTTATTCCGAATTGATCGCTCAATGACCAGAGCACTGATCCATCTCCATCTCAGCTGTAACAATTACAGGAAAACGACATGTCACCTGCTCTCTGCCAGAGAAGTCTGGAGCTATGCATTTTCTGTAAATCAAGCTGCTGGTTGTTCAGCAGTGTCCCTGATTCTGATTCAGTTTCTGTCATTATGTCAGTACTCGTCTGTGGCTGTCTGAAGTGCGTTCCCTCTGATTTCTGTCAGTTCCAAAGAGGAGATGATTAATACGTGACTCCAGGTGGGAAGTGGGGAAGCCAGCGATGGCTGGGAGTGACACTTCACGGACCGTCTCTCGCATCTGCTCGTTTGAAGTATTTGCTGAACATTCCCGTGCATGGTTTCCTGACAAATGGAAAGCTTCGTTCAAAGACACATTCGTTTTGGAGCAGGCACTTCAAACTGCAGACGGTAGCACTTCGCAGTCCTTTGTATCTACCGTAGCATGGACAATTTTGACAAAACTGTCTCCTACAAAGTGGGAGTTGTATCATTCTCATTAATTTTCCCAGCATGCTAAAGAGTGTAATTCAGTGCAACTAGCCAGCCGTTCAGCAGACGCTGACAATCAGTCTTTTTGCAGTTCTGCACTATTGTAAACACTTTTTGCAGAActttttttcatcatatttgTGTTATAATCCCATGTTCCAGGGATTATATAATGTGTACAGAATTTGATTGATCTAATTGTGGTGTTtaatattttctatatttaatGTTTGGATTATGAATTGGTAAGATCTTCATGTATTTAATGTATGTAGTTCAGATGTAGTCGGATCAAACCAAAATCTGTGCGGAGGGAAAAGATCACTGCAGACAAAATTGTGTGATTTAAGCAAATTTGTTTTCCCACTCgttatctgtgtttatgtcacaTTGGAGACATGTAGCTGTCTAAATAGATTAGTTATTGGAGGCAAATTTTGTATATCAAGTCATaggttgttttcattttgatacACTCTTGTGCCAATGATAGCTGTCTTTCTGGTACAGCAGAAACTAATTTACAGTTGTGTGCAAAATCATGTTTAAAACTATACTTCATAGTTGACTAGTTTGTTTTAGTCATGTGTGGCAAAATTAAACAATTGTGTTTGCTTGCGAAACTTGCATTTGTTGAACTGAGGGAATCTGCGCTTCTCGATGAGGGAAAAGCTTTATTTGaaagtacaaaaacagacacagcagacctaTTTATAGGAATAATTTACCATACTTTAaaatcagagcagaaacaaatacagatttTATTTGTACATGAGGGTAGTTCATTGAGaagacatgtaaataaatgaatgtaaaataaaaaataatttaggtGTTTGCTTTTAATAAAATTACACAattcaatgaaataaatataaaatatatatgagCAGAGTAATGACAAGTTGTGAAGGGTACATAATGAGTTTACGCTGCCATGTTACTTTCCTCGTATACAGTCACTCATTAAACCTCGACATGTTACCACAAGACTAGAACAAGGAAATCCATTTATCTCTAAAGTACAAACTTAACATAGAAACCTCTGCTTCTAAACAGATAATGTCTTTCACCGACACGACAACCGTATCATCCATACACCTGCTCATTTCTTTCTATTCATGGAGCTTTGACTGAATTTCAATCTGCAACACTAAAACTGACTTTCCACATTGCTAAAATTAAATACTGTAGCTTGTAGGACTGGCAGAGCTTTTAATCAAGCTTATGTAATCAAAGATGTGTTTTCATGAGGACATTTTAACCAAAATATACGAGCAACCTCCAACTCTACACATACATTTGCATTGTTACGGTTcatataaacatgtaaaataaccttttaaCAGTTCCTTTACAGCTCCTCAGTAATAAGCTTCAGTCACATCAACTGTGGGAAGAAATAAGGCTGTTGAGAACAAGTTCAGTAAACATCCACGGTAGGTAATGTTTTTGCCTCCTTTCACCTATAAACTTGTCTACATGtctgttttaaatgattttttttttttaaaaactgcttttacTTTAGCAAAAAAAGTGAAGATAAATTATGTCTTGACAAATATTTTCTTGTGGTAAGCTAGCCTAAGAGCAACATGTGTCTTGAAAGCATTAAAGGACCTCTGCTTGGTCACACTGGATGTAGAATTCACAAAAAAGTACTTATTCACCTGGAGAGAGGTTTGTCTTTGATTATGGCACAGTACGGAAACatactttaacattttttgagcactttcagactttttttaaagGGTGTGCTGCCAAAAGCATCCACCTCATAACCAAATACAGTATTAAGTGCTAAAAATTCAACAATGCCTCGTTTGACAGCATTTTGTGTTGAAGTTCGACAAAGAGAGGTTGTAATGTTTGTCAGAAAATGCTTCAGATAATCTTGTAAGATAATGTGCTGAAAAATGACTTGTAAACATTTAATGTGTATCTATATATTCTTCTGACTTAATCCTGCCTCAGGTTTAAACAGACCTTGAACATAACAGGTCTGAGTGGACGGTCCGTAGCAGCTTTGGAACTTTTTCCGTAAAGGTTTCCTTTCGGTTacaaaataatcataatcatttAAAACGCTCAACTAAATCGGTTgccatctttttaaaaaaaaatacatcaggtCGATCTTGATGTCCAGAACACCCGACTAGGTTCACATTTaggtgaatatttaaaaataagagcaaaatctctctttttctaCATGAAATATTCTCATTCTCAAAAGGCACAACTGAGAACTGAACATTTCGTCAATATCAGGCAGTTTTAAATCGGATCACATCAGACCGATGAGCTCTTGTGTTGAATTATGTACAGTTGATTTCAATATTTGAACTCATTGATTCCTGTGCTAAAGTGAATGTTTGGCATGAAGTTCCAGCCAAATGATCCAGACATCCTGTAGAGTTTTTAACGTTTGAATTCTGTTTGCATAGACGTTTTGACTGCCAACCTCTCAcctaattacattttaatttgctttgTCGGTAACGctttataataacaattattataaatggtaaatttatgtTTGATTAAACTTAAGTGAATAGTTAAGtcactgttaaacaatgaaatgcgttataaaccatttattaagcaattgtacAAATCATAAACAGTCACAATCAGTTACAACTTcacaataaacagttgcttaataaatggtttattaaacatttcattgtttgttaacagctGTTAGCTAAAATTTAATTAACTacaccatttattaatgatgattattttaaAGGGTTACCGGATTGTTTGTTGTTATGCTTAAAAAAAGAGATGCACATGTGCTCTTCGCTAACAGTGTGAACCAGCAGTCAGGCTGTCATTTCCCTGTTTTTAAAAACGTAATTCTTGACTGTTACAGATGATTATCTGCAGCCTGCATGTAACCCTAGGCACTGTCTGTCTAACCTGTGAATTAGACCAATGGTAAATGTGCTGAGAAGAACTATTCATGGGGTATAAATACTCACAAAGAAGACTTAAGTTATGAGAGTAGTTTTCTCATTGTAAATGTGGATACAACTTTTTTCAGATAAAAGGTCAGCGTCAACATAATTCGACTTCAAAGAATGATTACATAATCACACCACTCCCAGGATAGTAAAAGacataaatatagaaaaatatgtaatatataatatatatatatatatttatatactgtatatgcatatAAAACTAAGTATCAGAAAGAGAACATAGGATGTATCAACATAGAAACCaggtgaaaatacaaaatgagaGTAAGAACACAGCAATGCCCCTGCTTTAAAATCACAGCAGGTTGTACAGCAGCAAAGTTCCCCGTACTGTTCTTTGCAGCTATGGAACAGGGGAAGAACTGTCATGTCCTCTTAGCCAAGAGAAAATCCTGACATGAGCAATCTCTATTGACTTCACTCCAAATTAGGAATGGATCCTCTGTAAGAACGGTTTGATTTCAAGTGAATTTCATATTTAAATATCTCAAAACGCACAACAGAAGGAAGGTGTTTTTACTGCATGTTAGTTGTCATGACACCGCTGTTTGTAGAGATGGGCGTCAGGAGTTCTCTTGCAGAAGAGTGTGTCAAAAGCAAAAGTAAATAGCTACTGTTTCAGAGTTACCAACACCAGCAGCGGCACTTCTCGTGACCCAGCAGTAGGAATGATTTCTATTTGGACGGAGTTCTCAATGTAAAGTGATAGCGGAGGCAGTGGGAGCTTTGTCATAATCTGTAATATACAGGAAGTAAGCTGAATTGCATTTCACTTGTAAGGACCTCTCTTATTATCACTATATCCAATATGGATTACCTACCAAAGAGTGGCATataaaagaaagaggcaaaacATTACCCAATCAGTGCTGCGGCATACAGAGTATACCATCCTCCGTTACATGAGGCTTGACCTCGCAGTAGGTGGTCACACCACATTTAATCATCATGCAATTAAGCCCCAGTAACTTGAGTTTCTGTCATCCAATTCTAGGTATCAGCCGCCTTGtgaattcttttcttttcttttttatactgTATCTTTACAGTTTTCTTTTAAGTGCTAAATAATGAGAGGCACTGAGTAATGTTAATTTGTCTGAATCCAAACAAATCTGGCCCAAAATGCTCCTTAATCACTTTCCATTTTACATTATAGTCTTCCCAAATCTacagaaaaaaagcattcacctcttttgcatttaaaatattacaaattGTGAGTAATTTTGCTAAGATGCAAACAGAATCACTTGCAGCACCTGCCTGACGCCCTCCGACGTATTCAACAGCATTTTCAGCCCCACTGACAAAATCAATGTCACGagaacatgtcaaacatttcatGGACTAGTTGCCGACAGGAGAGCAAAAGGCACACGTTGCCAGctttaataatattttacacGGGGAGTCGATATATTCCAGCAAAGGCTTCCATAAAAATTCCGGCCTACAGGTTGAGttttaaacttttcaaacacaaatgaaaagtgTAACTTCAAAACTGTCAAATGAGACCGCCATTAGCACATGTATGGAAGCCTTTACTGGAGTGTTCTGACTGCTGTTGTCTAGTATTACTTCCTAAACGCTAAATAAGCTATTTGGCATGACCGACCACCGAGTTAAACTCTGCATAACCAAGACAGAAGTACAAACAATGGTGCATCACGAGTAGAGCTCTTAAGCTTAATGTTGGTAGGTTATCAAACTGCATAATGCAGTGCACTCCAAACGGGCCGTAGAGAGCCACGTGTCGGCAGGATTTCAGTCCATCTAAACACTCCAACAGGTGATTTTACCGCTTAGCACCTTCCAACAGAAAAGAGGGAACCAatcagtgaaaacacctgttgttgtgtttggctGGCACTTAAAGGCAACTGGTTGAAGACCCCTGGTAACCTGGAACGATGagtcatctttgtgttaaactACATGTCAGTATTAGATAATCATTTCTACAGATCACTCACTGATTCTTTTAAGGCAACGGCTTCAAAGGCTCAATCTACACTGAGACACTTTTACTTAGATATTTTGGCATAGGCTTTACAAATAGCTTTACTGTCACATACTTAATCTTTCATGTCTCAAGTATAAGAGCTGTCCTACACCAGTGCTGCCACATTAAGGCATGTCACATACTTTTTTCACACTGGAGTAAAAGCAAATCTCTATCAGTCATGGAGGACGGGTCACAGAGGTCCGATACCCTGCCGGTGCTGGGGGTCGGGGATGGGAGGGGGGGTTTTGCACAGTGCACAGACAACGTAGAATGTgtaaaagagacagaaggaggaagacagagttgtgaatgcagcataacaTCACATAGAGCTTGCCACCCCATTCCATCCCTCAGTCTAACTACTGAGCGTCCTCTCAGTACAGGATGAGTGGGTTCAGGCTGGGTCAGAACCGGGAAGGACCAGGCAGGACAAGGAAAGCCCAGTCCTGTCAACACTAGGAGGGAGCGGAGAACGGGGTCGGGCTGGAGTTGTTGTGATTGGCCGACTTGACGATGGTGATGACGCTGGTGGTGGCCACCTTTCCCGGTGAGAGGGGCCCGCGGGTCACAGTCCGGGCAAAACACTGCAGGGCCTCGTACTTGGCTCGCAGGGCATCCAGCTCCAGCCTCATGCTGGCGTTCTCGCGGGCCAGCTTGtccacctcctgctgcagctctatCTTTTGTCTCTCCAGCTCTTCCTTCTGGGTGACACGTTTGATGCGGCAGCTGGCGGCGTAGCCCCTGTTTTTCAGGGTCCGTCGCCGCTGCTTCAACCGCACGACGTCATCCTTGGTCAGCCCACGCAGGTGCTGGTTGAGCTCCCGCACGGACATGGCCACCAACTCGTCGTCACTGAGCGCCGGGGCATTCTCGCCCGTCTCCCTCTTGACCTGTGGAACAAGAGCAGCGGATAAAGgaccagcaccatgcttgacacAAGTCCagtgaaacacaacaaacttCTCACACTTACCTTTAAAGCTTTGCTCGTCTTAAAATGAGTCGTCATTCCCTGCATGCAGACAACTGGCCAGAATCTCACAGAAGAcacactgaaaagaaagaaagaagaaattgTGTAAACAGCTGACTTATAATacgtaaaacaaaaatatcagtggtggaaagtaacatAGTAGTGGGAGGAAGCCAGGTAGAACATGCCTCTTTATACATTACTAATAATAATCCATTATTATAATATGTAATTTAATAATTCTTGTTGCATAATTCGTACTTTTACctttgatattttatatttttacttctAATAACTGTGTACTTTTAACTATTTTGAATAAAGTAGTGTCtaagtatttttaatttgttatttattacaATTTTCCATTATTTAATACTTTGACAGTGACAGATCTAAATATTTCTGCTACCACTAATGGAATATAAAGTAAACTACTCATGTACTTTActtaattacaattttgaggtacttgaagTACTTaacctgagtatttccattttcatctACTTCATACTGACACTTCACTTTAGAGGAAAATATCCAACTTTTcaatccactacatttatttgatgaccagttactttgcagattacaagctgcatcagagccaaagtaccttttttttttattgacagtCGTATTAAAAAAGACTGATTCtgacaatcagaaaaatgttaaatatctgatctgataatCAGCCATATCAAACtactttcagacttttactcaagtacaatccGTACAGGTGACTTTCACTCACACTCATTTTACTCAAGAGTGACTTTTGAACACTTATTACAACACTCCTCGTCCTTATTTTTGTATGTTGCACATACTGAGTATTGTGTAATATTGACACTGGTCCTCCCCATAACCCTCCTACAAAGACATCACAACAACATACCACGGTTACGTCATGTGTCAATATTTGTGTTTGCGTGTTAGAGCCGCAGAcgccagcagagggcagcatgACACCACTGAACACCCACGCTGGAACACTCCTATATTTACTTGTTTGAGAAGGAGGGCCGTGACTATGTAGTTCACTAGACCAAGCGAGATTAGAAACAGCCAGACAgccactctccccctctctcttcatAGACCTTTGCGTTTAAACCCCCCTGCTCTCTTTTGAGAAAAGCCTCTCTGTGCTCATTACAGTCAGGCGCATGCTTTCCAGCCTGCTGCCATGGCCAAAAAAAGGCGAGAGCGCTGAGCTGTGATCCTGTGAGAGGCACACATCCCCCCAAGGCTCCATTTCAGGACCTGCAGACCAGCCTGACTACGAGCTCACTGTTCCATGCTCGCCTGCTGCCATGGAAACGCCCTGCAAATGGGCGTAGGAGTGTGAGTCACATGGTCACCAAAAGGGTAAACAAGTCTCATTCATAACCGCAACACAGCCTATACATAGTACAAATCAGACTCTGATAAGTTAAAGTGCTCGGTTTGTCTGTGAGCCTTCTCTGTTTCCCATCTGGTCTTGTGTTTATTCACCTAATCTGACGCGGGTCCGCAGGGACACTCAGCCGACTCTGCCTCCTCATCACACATTAAAACAGACCATCACATCAGCATAACATTTACAGTTATGCTGAACTTTACAGG contains:
- the mafk gene encoding transcription factor MafK, encoding MQGMTTHFKTSKALKVKRETGENAPALSDDELVAMSVRELNQHLRGLTKDDVVRLKQRRRTLKNRGYAASCRIKRVTQKEELERQKIELQQEVDKLARENASMRLELDALRAKYEALQCFARTVTRGPLSPGKVATTSVITIVKSANHNNSSPTPFSAPS